In Pleuronectes platessa chromosome 5, fPlePla1.1, whole genome shotgun sequence, a single genomic region encodes these proteins:
- the LOC128440332 gene encoding 4-galactosyl-N-acetylglucosaminide 3-alpha-L-fucosyltransferase 9, whose protein sequence is MCLSSCQMSRQWQIASGCFLLVCFLLVFFTYYKLGIEYPDFRHYLKRGNHSCECPVEAQNQSSNLNRSSEQHVEVPVDAEPDTLLLIWTWPFGLKFDLTCDMFKYKGCRLTDDKSLYHEAHGVFIHHRDINGNLGNLPSEPRPWFQKWVWMNMEPPSNLGKLPELDNLFNLTSCYRSDSHVPVPYGHLVPQTSEVESFQLPTKDKLVCWIVSNWQEGHKRVQYYNELKKHIQIETYGKAFDKNLDYQNYENILSSCKFYLSFENSQYKDYITEKVFNPMRLGTVPVVLGTSRENYEDHIPRDSFIHVDDFSTPKELAERLLHLDQNMTEYMRFFDWKNRYRIHRSWFGRDHACKACRYLQKNRGYQAGHSLTKWFWDQ, encoded by the coding sequence ATGTGCCTCTCAAGCTGCCAGATGTCTCGTCAGTGGCAAATTGCCTCCGGATGCTTCTTGTTGGTGTGTTTcctgttagttttttttacatattacaAGCTGGGAATCGAGTACCCGGATTTTCGTCATTATCTGAAGAGAGGCAATCATTCTTGTGAGTGCCCTGTGGAAGCACAGAACCAGAGCTCAAACCTAAACCGTTCCTCGGAGCAGCACGTGGAAGTACCGGTGGATGCTGAGCCTGATACTCTTCTCTTGATTTGGACTTGGCCATTTGGTCTCAAATTTGATCTCACCTGCGATATGTTCAAATATAAAGGATGCCGCTTGACCGATGACAAGTCTCTTTACCACGAAGCCCACGGGGTTTTCATTCACCACAGGGACATTAATGGAAATCTGGGAAACTTGCCGAGTGAGCCACGTCCCTGGTTTCAGAAATGGGTTTGGATGAACATGGAGCCACCTTCAAACCTTGGAAAATTACCCGAACTTGATAACTTGTTCAACTTGACATCCTGTTATCGCTCAGATTCACATGTCCCAGTGCCTTATGGGCATTTGGTGCCACAAACATCTGAGGTGGAGAGTTTCCAGCTGCCAACCAAGGACAAGTTGGTCTGTTGGATCGTGAGCAACTGGCAGGAGGGGCACAAAAGAGTTCAGTACTACAACGAGCTGAAAAAACACATCCAGATAGAAACTTATGGGAAGGCTTTTGATAAAAATTTAGATTATCAAAACTATGAAAACATTCTATCTAGTTGTAAATTCTACCTCTCCTTTGAAAACTCTCAGTACAAAGATTATATCACAGAGAAGGTATTCAATCCTATGAGACTGGGAACTGTACCAGTAGTTCTTGGCACCTCAAGAGAAAACTACGAGGACCATATCCCACGAGACTCTTTCATTCATGTCGATGACTTTTCCACTCCAAAGGAGCTGGCAGAGAGGCTCCTTCACCTAGACCAGAATATGACTGAATACATGAGATTCTTTGACTGGAAAAATAGATATAGAATTCATCGGTCTTGGTTTGGCAGAGACCATGCCTGCAAAGCTTGTCgttacttacaaaaaaacagAGGATACCAGGCTGGTCATTCTCTTACCAAGTGGTTCTGGGATCAATAG